Proteins from one Actinomycetota bacterium genomic window:
- a CDS encoding mandelate racemase/muconate lactonizing enzyme family protein, which yields MKITGIRLHLCHFPLPAPFQPSWLAGFPSTTNGCAIYRVQTDEGIEGVSASPLIADEARGLATLLRLTLTGRDPTQVEDVFKLLRTATRSLGLRAWHLEPAMWDIIGKKAGLPVWRLLGGARSRVRAYASTGELREPARRVDDVQALREQGFTAVKLRIRWMTVEEDLAVVRAVREAAPDLTLMVDANQGWRVHGFGPYPEWDLARAVRTARALEEFGVAWLEEPLDQFDYRGYAALRGRTTVPLAAGEMLSDLHGFRDMIEHRAVDVLQPDATLTGGILMARKVASMAEAAGIGFSPHTWTNGIGLRINLQVMGAVAQEPWCEYPIDPPGWVPEARDAMLTEPVRVDSDGFVTLPESPGLGIELDEERIAAHGQEV from the coding sequence ATGAAGATCACGGGCATTCGGCTGCACCTGTGCCACTTTCCGCTTCCGGCCCCGTTCCAGCCGTCCTGGCTGGCCGGATTCCCATCGACCACCAACGGCTGCGCCATCTACCGGGTCCAGACCGACGAGGGCATCGAGGGCGTGTCGGCCTCGCCGCTCATCGCCGACGAGGCCCGGGGCCTGGCCACCTTGCTGCGCCTGACCCTGACCGGGCGGGATCCGACCCAGGTGGAGGACGTGTTCAAGCTGCTGCGCACGGCCACCCGCTCCCTCGGCCTGCGGGCCTGGCACCTGGAGCCGGCGATGTGGGACATCATCGGGAAGAAGGCCGGCCTGCCGGTGTGGCGGCTGCTGGGCGGAGCGCGCTCGCGGGTCCGCGCGTACGCGTCCACCGGGGAGCTCCGCGAACCGGCTCGCCGCGTGGACGACGTCCAGGCGCTCCGAGAGCAGGGATTCACCGCGGTGAAGCTCCGCATCCGGTGGATGACCGTGGAGGAGGACCTGGCGGTGGTCCGCGCGGTCCGGGAGGCCGCGCCGGATCTGACCCTGATGGTCGACGCGAACCAGGGGTGGCGGGTGCACGGGTTCGGTCCCTACCCGGAATGGGACCTGGCCCGAGCCGTCCGGACGGCGAGAGCGCTGGAGGAGTTCGGGGTGGCCTGGCTGGAGGAGCCGCTGGACCAGTTCGACTACCGGGGCTACGCCGCCCTTCGCGGGCGCACGACCGTCCCGCTGGCGGCCGGCGAGATGCTCTCGGACCTCCACGGGTTCCGGGACATGATCGAGCATCGGGCGGTGGACGTCCTCCAGCCGGACGCCACCCTCACCGGTGGGATCCTGATGGCGCGCAAGGTGGCGTCGATGGCGGAGGCCGCCGGGATCGGCTTCTCGCCGCACACGTGGACGAACGGCATCGGGCTTCGGATCAACCTCCAGGTCATGGGGGCGGTGGCCCAGGAGCCGTGGTGCGAGTACCCCATCGACCCGCCCGGGTGGGTGCCGGAGGCCCGCGATGCCATGCTCACGGAGCCCGTCCGGGTGGATTCCGATGGGTTCGTCACGCTTCCCGAGAGTCCGGGCCTGGGGATCGAGCTCGACGAGGAACGGATCGCCGCGCACGGCCAGGAAGTTTGA